The genome window AGAACACACTCGCCCAAGAAATATCACTTCGGTGTACTGAAGCATCAACAGGCGAATAATATTGTTCAGGTAGATGGTTCCTGAATATTTAATCACCCGTCGTTTGCCAATTCCATATGGGGGCGACCGCCAGTCCAGCCTGTAAATATGGCGCAGCAACAAAGCCGCACCAACCATATAGACGATTCCATACGCAAGGGTTTGCGCATTAATCGCGGTGCCGGCTTCTGGATAAAGCCATAAGCCTACGCCCAGCAGGACAAGCCACAAGATTCCCTGAACAAACGAAAGAACCGCGAGTCTGCGGGCTCGAAACAAGGAAGTTTCAATCGAGTTCACCGACTCTTTCAACAGCGAAACCCCGACCAGCAGCACGGTGAAAATCAGAAAACAGCCAAACTGGATATCAAACCATTGTTCGAACCATGATTTCCCGACAATGACAAACACCATGGCTGCGCACAGCGCGCAAAACTGAGCCAGACTAATTCGAACGATGAGCCGTTTCAGGCCCGCTTTGTTTTTGCTCACAACCAGCTCGGGAATAAAGCGAAAATAGGCAGCTCCCAGCCCCAACGAACAGAAAACCCCGATCAAACCCGCAATATTTGTGCAAATGCTGAAGATTCCGAACTGCTCTTTGCCCAGCAATCGAACCGTCAGCACAGAAATGGAAAAATAAACAAAAAACAGGATGATTTTAGTCACAACCATCCAGGGAATGCCCGTAATGGCATCTCTTGAAAAAAATGCCCCGGACTCTTCGTTTCCGTTTTTAATGCTCATCAACTCGCCTGTCTGATAAATATAAAGTTTGAGTATTAAACAGAACCAAATTTTTGTCTACTTCTAGATTATTGCGTTGTATTCGAACGTTAAAACAGATTATGAACTTCGAGATATGAAGGTACCGAAAATACTTCTGGGCGGCGTTCCTTTTGGACGCAACAACGTCGGTGATGAAGCCATCCTTGAATGTATCGTCCAGATTGTCCGCAGTATTTGTCCCGAAGCGGATATTACCGTTAGTACCGATGATGGCGACGCCACTTCAAAAAAACTGAACGTGAAAACGGTCCAGCTTTTTGGGTTCTCTCCTCCGTTCAGCCGGAAGCTTCTAAAAAAAACTCTTAAAGAAAATGATCTGTTTATCTGGTCCGGAGCCACCGGACTTTCTGATTATCCAGAGAGCACCACCGCCATGCTTGAAATTGCACAGGCAGCTGGAACAAAAACCGTGCTCTTTGGTGTCGGCATGAACGAAAGGCTCAACCCTGCACTTTTCACACTGTTCCCCGGGCCGCGCCGGACTGCGTACCAAACAATCAAATGCTGCACAATGGGGTTGATCGATCTCGTTCAGCGTACACAGGCCGCCAAAGAAATGCGGGCCCGAGAACGGATCAGAGAAACCCTGAACCGCGCCGATCTGGTGGCACTCCGCGATCCAGAAAGCCTAACAGCCCTGTCCCGATGCGGCTATATCCCCGGTGTCTTCGTCGGGGCCGACTCCGCGCTGACTCTGGAGCCAGCAGATCTTGATAGAGTTGAACTCCCGGAAAAAACCCGCCAATTGCTCCACTCAGATATTCCAAAGATTGGAATCTGCATCTCTGCCCAACGCGAAATCCAAAATGCAGATAAGCTGATTCATTGTTTCGACCAATGGGTTGAAAACAACACGCGCCGGATTATCTTCGTTCCTATGAATCCGCTGACGGATTCCGCCCTGATGGAAACCCTGCGGAAACAAATGAAGTATCCCGACCGGGCTGTTCTCATTGACGGTCGCCGGGAACCCTCCGAAATCCTTGCCATTGCATCTCAAATGGATGTCATTGCAAGCAGCCGGCTTCATCTGCTGATTCTCGCCTCTATTGTGCATGTTCCAATCATTGGAATCAGCCGTGGAAGCAAGGTCGATAATTTCCTCAAGCCGTTCGGACTCCAATCCGTCGGCAGTGTGGAAGAGTGCGATTTTGACCGTCTTGACAGCGAAGTCCAACGCCTGCTTGACGAAAGAGCCGCATTCGAAATGACCAGCAAAACGGTTCGCAAGGAGCTCCTGGAGCGGCTAAACGGAGCAACAGAACAGCTCCGGCAGGTTATCTCACAGCTTTAGTACCCCCCACCAGCTATCGGCAAAGCAGTTTTCGTGCTGTATCTCGAAGTCTGTGCACTGCGAGCCGTTTTCTTTCAAACAACCAGGCATC of Tichowtungia aerotolerans contains these proteins:
- a CDS encoding polysaccharide pyruvyl transferase family protein → MKVPKILLGGVPFGRNNVGDEAILECIVQIVRSICPEADITVSTDDGDATSKKLNVKTVQLFGFSPPFSRKLLKKTLKENDLFIWSGATGLSDYPESTTAMLEIAQAAGTKTVLFGVGMNERLNPALFTLFPGPRRTAYQTIKCCTMGLIDLVQRTQAAKEMRARERIRETLNRADLVALRDPESLTALSRCGYIPGVFVGADSALTLEPADLDRVELPEKTRQLLHSDIPKIGICISAQREIQNADKLIHCFDQWVENNTRRIIFVPMNPLTDSALMETLRKQMKYPDRAVLIDGRREPSEILAIASQMDVIASSRLHLLILASIVHVPIIGISRGSKVDNFLKPFGLQSVGSVEECDFDRLDSEVQRLLDERAAFEMTSKTVRKELLERLNGATEQLRQVISQL